The Panicum hallii strain FIL2 chromosome 9, PHallii_v3.1, whole genome shotgun sequence genome has a window encoding:
- the LOC112874074 gene encoding phospholipid-transporting ATPase 3 isoform X4 yields the protein MEKTAGWRYCEVQIKQDGYFPADLLFLSSTNPDGVCYIETANLDGETNLKIRKALERTWDFVTPEKASGFKGEVQCEQPNNSLYTFTGNLIVDKQTIPLSPNQLLLRGCSLRNTEYIVGAVIFTGHETKVMMNSMNVPSKRSTLEKKLDKLILALFATLFSMCVIGAIGSGVFINEKYFYLGLRGKVEDQFNPKNRFVVTILTMFTLLTLYSTIIPISLYVSIEMIKFIQCTQFINNDLHMYHAESDTPALARTSNLNEELGQIEYIFSDKTGTLTRNLMEFFKCSIGGEMYGTGITEIEKGGAERAGIKIDDDEGKRSASAVHEKGFNFDDARIMCGAWRNEPNPEACKEFFRCLAICHTVLPEGEETPEKITYQAASPDEAALVAAAKNFGFFFYRRTPTTVMVRESHVERMGSIQDVPYEILNVLEFNSTRKRQSVVCRFPNGRMVLYCKGADNVVYERLADGNHVMKKTSREHLEQFGSAGLRTLCLAYRDLSREQYEIWNEKFVQAKSSLRDRDKKLDEVAELIEKDLILIGCTAIEDKLQEGVPTCIETLSAAGIKIWVLTGDKMETAINIAYACSLVNNDTKQFIISSETDAIREAEDRGDPVEIARVIKDSVKQSLKSFHEEARHSLISTPERKMALIIDGRCLMYALDPTLRVDLLGLSLICHSVVCCRVSPLQKAQVTSLVKKGARKITLSIGDGANDVSMIQAAHVGIGISGQEGMQAVMASDFAIAQFRFLTDLLLVHGRWSYLRLCKVITYFFYKNLTFTLTQFWFTFQTGFSGQRFYDDWNQSLYNVIFTALPVIIVGLFDKDVSASLSKRYPQLYKEGIRNSFFKWRVIAVWGFFAFYQSIVFFYFTASASRHGQGSSGKILGLWDVSTMAFSCVVVTVNLRLLMACNSITRWHYISVAGSIVAWFVFIFIYSAIMTSFDRQENVYFVIYVLMSTFFFYLTLLLVPIIALFGDFLYLSIQRWLFPYDYQIIQEQHRDEPHEYSRVQLPETSHLSPEEARSYMISMLPRESSKHTGFAFDSPGYESFFASQQGVGVPHKAWDVARRASMKQQRAGKS from the exons ATGGAAAAGACTGCAGGTTGGAGATATTGTGAGG TGCAGATCAAGCAAGATGGTTATTTCCCTGCTGACTTGCTCTTCCTATCCAGTACAAACCCTGATGGCGTTTGCTACATAGAG ACAGCAAATCTTGATGGGGAAACAAATTTGAAAATAAGGAAGGCTTTGGAGAGAACTTGGGACTTCGTTACTCCTGAGAAGGCTTCTGGGTTCAAAG GTGAAGTGCAGTGTGAACAGCCAAACAATTCACTTTATACATTTACCGGAAACCTTATTGTGGACAAGCAGACTATACCTCTCTCACCAAACCAGTTACTCCTACGG GGATGCAGCCTTCGTAATACAGAATACATTGTTGGGGCTGTCATATTCACTGGGCATGAGACAAAA GTTATGATGAATTCTATGAATGTCCCCTCCAAAAGAAGTACATTGGAAAAAAAGCTAGACAAGCTTATCCTTGCTCTTTTTGCAACCCTGTTCTCAATGTGCGTTATTGGTGCCATTGGAAG TGGTGTGTTTATTAATGAAAAGTACTTCTATCTTGGATTGCGTGGGAAGGTGGAGGACCAGTTCAATCCCAAAAACAGATTCGTG GTGACCATTTTAACCATGTTTACTCTACTAACTCTATACTCGACGATCATCCCAATTTCTCTTTATGTGTCCATTGAG ATGATCAAATTCATCCAGTGCACACAATTCATTAACAATGATCTTCACATGTACCACGCTGAGAGCGACACCCCCGCTTTGGCACGTACTTCTAATCTTAATGAGGAGCTTGGGCAG ATTGAATATATATTTTCTGACAAAACCGGAACGCTTACAAGAAATCTGATGGAATTCTTTAAATGCTCAATTGGTGGAGAAATGTATGGAACTGGCATTACAGAGATTGAGAAaggaggagcagagcgggcTGGAATCAAAATTGACGATGATGAG GGTAAAAGATCAGCCAGTGCAGTTCATGAGAAAGGATTTAACTTCGATGATGCTAGAATCATGTGTGGTGCATGGAGAAATGAACCTAATCCTGAGGCTTGCAAG GAATTCTTCAGATGCCTTGCAATCTGTCATACAGTTCTTCCAGAGGGTGAGGAGACACCGGAAAAGATCACTTACCAAGCTGCCTCACCAGATGAGGCTGCACTTGTTGCTGCTGCTAAGAATTTTGGTTTCTTCTTTTACAG GCGTACACCAACAACAGTTATGGTACGTGAATCACACGTTGAAAGGATGGGGAGTATACAAGATGTTCCATATGAAATTCTAAATGTTCTGGAATTCAACAG TACGAGAAAGCGGCAATCGGTGGTTTGTCGTTTCCCAAATGGAAGAATGGTTCTCTATTGCAAG GGTGCTGATAATGTTGTATATGAACGATTGGCTGATGGAAATCATGTTATGAAAAAGACGAGCAGAGAACATCTGGAGCAATTTGGTTCTGCTGGCTTGCGTACACTTTGCCTTGCCTATCGGGATCTTAGCAGGGAGCAATATGAAATCTGGAATGAGAAGTTTGTTCAAGCAAAGTCATCTTTAAGAGATCGTGACAAGAAGCTCGATGAG GTGGCTGAATTGATTGAAAAAGACCTTATATTGATAGGCTGCACGGCTATAGAGGACAAACTACAAGAAGGGGTGCCAACCTGCATTGAAACTCTCTCTGCAGCTGGCATAAAGATTTGGGTGTTAACTGGAGATAAGATGGAAACAGCAATTAACATTGCATATG CATGCAGCTTGGTAAACAATGATACCAAACAGTTCATCATTAGTTCAGAGACAGATGCTATTAGGGAAGCTGAAGACAGG GGTGACCCTGTGGAAATTGCGCGTGTTATCAAAGACTCAGTAAAACAGAGTCTGAAAAGCTTCCATGAGGAAGCCCGGCATTCTTTAATTAGCACCCCTGAAAGGAAAATGGCTCTCATTATTGATGGTAGATGCCTAATGTATGCACTGGACCCAACTCTTCGTGTGGATCTTCTTGGATTGAGTCTAATTTGCCACTCAGTTGTATGTTGCCGAGTTTCTCCACTGCAGAAGGCTCAG GTTACAAGCTTAGTTAAGAAGGGTGCTCGAAAAATAACTCTCAGCATTGGGGATGGTGCTAATGATGTGAGTATGATTCAAGCTGCTCATGTTGGGATTGGCATTAGTGGCCAAGAAGGAATGCAAGCTGTTATGGCTAGTGACTTTGCCATTGCACAGTTTCGCTTTCTTACTGATTTGCTTCTTGTACACGGGCGGTGGTCTTACTTGAGACTGTGCAAG GTTATCACATACTTCTTCTACAAGAATCTGACATTTACACTAACTCAGTTCTGGTTCACTTTCCAAACTGGCTTTTCTGGTCAGCGATTTTATGATGACTGGAACCAGTCTCTATATAATGTTATTTTCACGGCACTACCTGTAATTATAGTTGGATTGTTTGATAAG GATGTGAGCGCGTCACTGTCGAAAAGGTACCCTCAGCTTTACAAAGAAGGAATCAGGAATTCATTCTTCAAGTGGAGAGTGATTGCAGTGTGGGGTTTCTTTGCTTTCTATCAGTCAATAGTGTTCTTTTACTTCACCGCATCTGCGAGCCGGCATGGTCAGGGTTCATCTGGCAAGATTCTTGGCCTATGGGATGTTAGCACTATGGCCTTTTCTTGTGTTGTGGTGACTGTGAACCTCCGCCTTCTCATGGCATGCAACTCTATAACGAGATGGCATTATATAAGTGTGGCAGGCAGTATAGTAGCCTGGTTTGTGTTTATTTTCATATACTCTGCGATAATGACATCGTTTGACAGACAG GAAAATGTGTATTTTGTGATTTATGTTCTGATGAGCACCTTTTTCTTCTACCTCACACTATTGCTTGTTCCGATCATCGCTCTGTTTGGTGACTTCCTATATCTATC GATTCAAAGATGGCTGTTCCCCTATGACTACCAAATAATCCAGGAACAGCACAGGGACGAACCCCACGAGTACAGCAGAGTACAGCTGCCTGAGACCAGCCACCTAAGCCCAGAGGAAGCGAGGAGCTACATGATCTCGATGCTCCCTCGAGAATCTTCCAAGCACACTGGCTTTGCTTTTGACTCCCCGGGCTACGAGTCGTTCTTCGCCTCGCAGCAAGGCGTTGGCGTGCCACACAAGGCGTGGGACGTGGCCCGGAGAGCAAGCATGAAGCAGCAACGAGCAGGGAAATCCTAA